One window from the genome of Roseomonas haemaphysalidis encodes:
- a CDS encoding PEP-CTERM sorting domain-containing protein (PEP-CTERM proteins occur, often in large numbers, in the proteomes of bacteria that also encode an exosortase, a predicted intramembrane cysteine proteinase. The presence of a PEP-CTERM domain at a protein's C-terminus predicts cleavage within the sorting domain, followed by covalent anchoring to some some component of the (usually Gram-negative) cell surface. Many PEP-CTERM proteins exhibit an unusual sequence composition that includes large numbers of potential glycosylation sites. Expression of one such protein has been shown restore the ability of a bacterium to form floc, a type of biofilm.): MTRLLPFCLPAAVVVGAGAYLAADRAVLTEIGLSPGRDGLRAVSGAAPRPGARPQRIAQGGPVCFDVMLWPGGAPLPLWPADYAVPAVNRTLAALVPVSGVSVLAADDVVAVTERQVITAPPADVPEPPAIALFASALALLAFFRRHA, from the coding sequence GGCGCTGGCGCCTACCTCGCGGCGGATCGCGCGGTCCTGACCGAGATCGGGCTGTCTCCGGGGCGTGACGGGCTGCGGGCTGTGTCGGGTGCGGCGCCGAGGCCTGGCGCACGTCCGCAGCGCATCGCTCAGGGCGGCCCCGTCTGCTTCGACGTGATGCTGTGGCCGGGTGGTGCGCCCCTGCCCTTGTGGCCGGCGGACTACGCGGTGCCGGCGGTGAACCGAACGCTGGCCGCGTTGGTGCCGGTGTCGGGCGTGTCGGTCCTGGCCGCCGATGACGTGGTGGCAGTGACCGAGCGTCAGGTGATCACCGCGCCGCCCGCCGATGTGCCCGAACCACCTGCCATCGCCCTATTCGCCAGCGCCCTCGCGCTGCTGGCTTTCTTCAGGAGGCACGCATGA